Sequence from the Panicum virgatum strain AP13 chromosome 5N, P.virgatum_v5, whole genome shotgun sequence genome:
aggaggtggccctccagaacatgggggctacccttaaagagaaggaagcctccttgtcctcgctcgaagaggccgcccgagcccagtgggaggaggcgcaaaggaacatcacgggtgagtaccttcgagtttttcgttgatttgtttcttttcgtagttgacgttgatttcctttgctcagagctgagtcagaaggtggcggacgagaccgcggcgaaggaagcggtccacaccgcgctcacggcggcacagatggagtttgctgagctggagcagaccgccgtgagcgtgtgtcaatagctcgagggggagggtgccgtctcgggcagttcggtgatcagctgcctgcgcgcgctaggcggccggatcgccgaacacgccaagagcaccttccgtctcggtgtcctgtgggctctcgccgtggcctcgacgcattacctcatggatctccagagggtgtcgtcggggtacgtcgttcccgatgatgcggatgcggacgccgcgtcggccatcatggacgaagccgatgcagccgcggaggagttcgccacggTCCTCGCCGGCAAGCTtgaagcagacatccctcccattgccgaattcgacgcccctgagggcccgcaagggggggatgatagcctgtaggaaaacttggcctcggagcccatgtaaatagattagtgtttacaTCATAGTCacgctttgtaatcgcatcctatgaatataagagattttgTTTCGTTGAATTGACtatgtggcccgtcgaggccttgtgcgttcgagcctatgtttctttactttatttccgtgttctttgtttgcgacttagataaacatctgcgaggaagtttGCGTTcgtaagcaacgtaggcgtagggtggtgaggggggtgcagtatcccggaggcgtaggcggccccatgactcggccggcccgtactgtagttgcttacgcctcgcgtccgtttttttccaaggatacgagaagcttagggtcgagacggaaattttttgaaaaacacTGGCgtctttttggggacgttcgggggttccccccgtagtagcccccgagggaggctcggctttgcggagggtaaagccgagcgtacctcaatgTTCGTGTGcacccgagccctcgagggtccggaaggttcccaaaaagcaataagtaaagcgtacttccttattatttcaggaaattgaaaatgcgagtacgaaCAATGTACGAATAGCTTGAAAttttaaggatagaagcgacatagctattgtatattccaagcgttggtgaggacttcgcctttttcgtttgccaacttgtacgtgccgggtttaaGCACCTCGGcaattatgtacggtccttcccatggaggtgagagcttgtggtggcccctgctgtcctgtcgaagcctcagcaccaagtccccttcgttgagatctcggcgccggaccctctgcgcttgataccttcgtaaggactgctggtagcgcgcagagtggaggagcgccatgtctcgggcctcgtccacttggtccagcgagtcttcgtgagctcgctggtttcattgctcttggtatgccttgagcctcggcgatccgtactccaagtcagtggggagaatGGTCTCGGCGCCATaaacgaggaagaacggggaaaagcccatagctctgcttggggtcgtcctcaagctccaaatgaccgagggcaGCTCCgcgagccacctccggccgaatttgttcagcttgttgaagatccttggctttagtccttggaggatcatgccattggcacgctccacttgctcgttcgtctgtgggtgtgccacagccgaccagtccacacgtatgtggaagctgtcgcagaacgccaagaatctcttgcctgtgaactgggtgccgttgtcggtgatgatcgagtttggGATCCCGAACCTAAAGACGATGTCAGTGAAGAacagaactgcttgctcggatttgatcttgccgatgggtcgagcctcgatccacttggaaaacttgtcgaccgccaccagcaagtgggtgaagcccccgggcgcctttttcagcggaccgacgaggtctagtccccacacggcgaatggccacatgatggggatggtctgtagagcatgggccgggaggtgtgtttttcgagcatagaactggcaaccctcgcaggtccgcacaacgtcggtggcgtcggcgaccgcagtGGGCTAGTAAAAGCCTtgtcgaaacgcgttacccacgagggcgcgcggcgcggcgtgatggccgcaaatgccagcatggatgtcgcggatcagctccttgccctcggggatggggatgcatcgctgcaggatgcccgaggggctgcgcttgtgtagctcgttgtcgatcagaacgaaggacttggcccgcctggtgaggcgccgcgcctgagcgcggttcgagggtaggttccctcgaatcatccagtctagatactggacgcgccagtctcgcgaagcggaggcctcgtcgacttccattgcttcggcctcgtccgcagaggtggtctcgaagtcaatttccatgggctcgacctcgtCCGTCGGGGAGTTCCCACCGGAGGGCCcagcggacgaggggcctgactccgtcgggtccttgaactcgacggagggcttgatGATGTctcgagcgaagatgttcggggggatggtagtccgccccgacgcgatcttcgctagttcgtcggcgtcctcgttgtacttacgcgggacatgattgagctctaggccgtcgaatttgtcttcgaggcgacgcactgcattgcagtacgcctccatcttcgggtcgcgacagctagactccttcattacttggtcgacgacaagctgagagtcaccgcgtacgTCGAGGCATTTGACGCCGAGCTGTATGGCGATGCGAAGGCCACTGAGAAGGGCCTCACACACCGCCATGTTGTTTGACGCTGGGAAGTGTAGGCGTATCATGTATCGCATatgctctccgaggggtgagatgaaaaggagaccggcaccggcaccggttttcatcaccgacccgtcgaaaaacatggtccagcattcgccTTGGAtctgtggtgggggtagctgaacgTCCGTCCACTCGGCCACGAAATCaaccaagatttgggacttgatcgccttgcggggggcgtaaGTAAGAGTTTcccccatcagctccacagaccatttggcgattctaccctcggcttcccggttgcgggctatctttCCTAAAGGAAAAGATGAGACcatggtgacgggatgggcctcgaagtagtggtgcAGCTTACGCCGATCcagaaccactgcgtagagcagttTCTGAATCTgaggatagcgtgtcttagtttcagacaacacctcgctgatgtaatacaccggccgctggacgggcaatgcatggccctcctcttgtctttcgaccacgatcaccgcgctgaccacttgggtggtgtgagaatagGGGCACGAGTGagtgatgccttcagcctttcgagggcttcttgagcttcgggggtccacgtgaagcgctcggatTTTCTCAAGAgccgatacaggggtaagcctttctcgccgaggcgcgagatgaaccggctaagAGACgccaggcatcccatgaccctctgtaccccctttaggtctcggatcggtcccatccgagtgatggccgagactttatcagggttgggttcgatgccccgctgggagacaatgaaacccaaaagcatgcctcgaggcaccccgaacacgcacttttcggggttgagtttcacccctttggcccgtaggcaatcgaacgcgATTTTGAGAttggcaaccaggtcgtccgccttcctggattttacaacgatatcattgacatatgcctctacgctccgcccgagatggtctccgaaaacgtggagcatacaccgctggtatgtggctccggcgtttctgaggccaaagggcatcgtaacgtagcagtacatgccgaagggtgtgataaaagaagtcgcgagctggttggactctttcatcttgatttggtggtaaccggaataggcatcaagaaaggataggagttcacatcccgcagtagtatctacaatctgatcgattcgtggcaaaggaaagggaaccttcgaacatgtcttatttaaactagtgtaatctacacgcatcctccagtttccactctttttcttcactaatactggattagctagccactcgggatggaatacctctttgatgaattcggctgccagaagtttctgcaactcctcgccgatcgcccggcgcttgagctcgtcgaagcgtcgcaggcgctacTTCACCGGTtcggagttgggtcggacatcaagggatTGCTCGgagacctccctcggtatgccaggcatgtccgaggggctccacgcaaagatgtctgcgttggcgcggaggaaatcgacgagcaccacttcctatttgccgtcgaggttggcgctgatctgcaacgccttgtcgtcggagtggttcggatcgaggggcaccttcttgataccctcggcgggttcgaagctcccagcgtgacggtgcgtggagtccaaggcctcgcttgccattttgtcgagggtggctgcgagggcctcgtcctccgcttgagcttccgcacgctcaacgcactcaacgtcgcactcgtaggcgtgctcgaatgaagagccgatggtgatgacgcccttcggacccggcattttgagcttgaggtaggtgtagttggggacggccatgaacctggcgtagcaaggacgaccaaggatggcatggtaggatcctcgaaaccccaccacctcaaaagtgagtacctccttgcgaaagttggctgccgtgctgAAGCAGacgggcagatcgatctggccgagggggtggactcgcttccccggcgcaacgccatggaatggcgac
This genomic interval carries:
- the LOC120672096 gene encoding uncharacterized protein LOC120672096; amino-acid sequence: MDGGSSLNIMYAHTLELMGIGLDKLRPSKSPFHGVAPGKRVHPLGQIDLPVCFSTAANFRKEVLTFEVVGFRGSYHAILGRPCYARFMAVPNYTYLKLKMPGPKGVITIGSSFEHAYECDVECVERAEAQAEDEALAATLDKMASEALDSTHRHAGSFEPAEGIKKVPLDPNHSDDKALQISANLDGK